The following proteins come from a genomic window of Pseudomonas putida:
- a CDS encoding DUF2790 domain-containing protein, whose protein sequence is MNTAKSIAALMLVIASSSALAEGGSDRLHGKMIQANEQAMRAYAAANGKKPPEVIHYRYGMKLDVARVISMTSLKGSCDVMPTQMNYEDSTGELKILEYRSAGINCRGQN, encoded by the coding sequence ATGAACACCGCTAAAAGCATTGCCGCCCTCATGCTCGTAATCGCCTCCTCATCCGCTTTAGCTGAAGGAGGATCTGATCGCTTACACGGAAAGATGATTCAGGCAAATGAGCAAGCAATGCGTGCCTACGCCGCTGCCAATGGAAAAAAACCACCTGAAGTGATCCATTATCGCTACGGAATGAAACTGGATGTGGCGAGAGTTATCAGTATGACTTCGCTCAAAGGTAGCTGCGACGTGATGCCGACACAGATGAATTACGAGGACTCAACAGGTGAGTTGAAAATCCTCGAATATCGCTCTGCTGGAATTAACTGTAGAGGTCAAAACTGA
- the dnaA gene encoding chromosomal replication initiator protein DnaA: MSVELWQQCVELLRDELPAQQFNTWIRPLQVEAEGDELRVYAPNRFVLDWVNEKYLGRLLELLGENGSGIAPALSLLIGSRRSSAPRAAPNAPVSAAMAASLAQTHAQPAAAPVMAVADPVSVPTAEPAQASDMAEASSRDSYDSMADSAPAPVAPGRTEQRNVQVEGALKHTSYLNRTFTFETFVEGKSNQLARAAAWQVADNPKHGYNPLFLYGGVGLGKTHLMHAVGNHLLKKNPNAKVVYLHSERFVADMVKALQLNAINEFKRFYRSVDALLIDDIQFFARKERSQEEFFHTFNALLEGGQQVILTSDRYPKEIEGLEERLKSRFGWGLTVAVEPPELETRVAILMKKADQAKVELPHDAAFFIAQRIRSNVRELEGALKRVIAHSHFMGRDITIELIRESLKDLLALQDKLVSVDNIQRTVAEYYKIKISDLLSKRRSRSVARPRQVAMALSKELTNHSLPEIGDMFGGRDHTTVLHACRKINELKESDADIREDYKNLLRTLTT; this comes from the coding sequence GTGTCAGTGGAACTTTGGCAGCAGTGCGTGGAGCTTCTGCGCGATGAACTGCCTGCCCAGCAATTCAACACCTGGATCCGTCCGCTACAGGTCGAAGCCGAAGGCGACGAGTTGCGCGTGTATGCGCCTAACCGTTTCGTTCTCGATTGGGTGAATGAAAAGTACCTCGGCCGTCTGCTCGAACTGTTGGGTGAGAACGGTAGCGGCATCGCGCCTGCCCTTTCCTTATTAATAGGTAGCCGTCGCAGCTCCGCACCGCGGGCCGCGCCCAATGCCCCGGTCAGCGCTGCAATGGCTGCGTCCCTTGCGCAGACCCACGCGCAGCCAGCAGCCGCGCCAGTCATGGCTGTTGCTGACCCGGTCTCGGTGCCCACTGCTGAACCTGCGCAGGCCTCCGACATGGCCGAGGCGTCGTCGCGAGACAGCTATGATTCGATGGCTGACAGCGCTCCTGCACCTGTCGCGCCGGGTCGTACCGAACAGCGCAACGTTCAGGTGGAGGGTGCGCTCAAGCACACCAGTTATCTGAACCGTACGTTCACCTTCGAAACCTTTGTCGAAGGTAAATCGAACCAGTTGGCCCGGGCAGCAGCCTGGCAGGTTGCCGACAACCCGAAGCATGGCTACAACCCACTGTTCCTTTACGGTGGCGTGGGCCTGGGTAAAACGCACTTGATGCATGCTGTGGGTAACCACCTGCTGAAGAAGAACCCGAATGCCAAGGTGGTGTACTTGCATTCCGAGCGCTTCGTCGCGGACATGGTCAAGGCGTTGCAGCTCAACGCGATCAATGAGTTCAAGCGCTTCTACCGTTCGGTCGATGCGTTGCTCATCGACGATATCCAGTTCTTCGCCCGCAAGGAGCGTTCTCAGGAGGAGTTTTTCCACACCTTCAACGCATTGCTCGAAGGTGGCCAGCAGGTGATTCTCACCAGTGACCGCTACCCGAAGGAAATCGAAGGTCTGGAAGAGCGACTGAAGTCGCGTTTCGGCTGGGGGCTGACGGTGGCTGTCGAACCGCCAGAGCTGGAGACTCGCGTGGCGATCCTGATGAAGAAGGCGGACCAGGCCAAGGTCGAGTTGCCGCACGATGCCGCTTTCTTCATCGCTCAGCGTATTCGTTCCAACGTACGTGAGCTTGAAGGGGCATTGAAGCGCGTCATCGCCCACTCGCACTTCATGGGCCGCGACATCACCATCGAGCTGATTCGCGAGTCGCTGAAGGACCTGCTGGCGCTGCAAGACAAGCTGGTGAGTGTGGATAACATTCAGCGCACCGTTGCCGAGTACTACAAGATCAAGATCTCCGATCTGTTGTCCAAGCGCCGTTCGCGCTCTGTAGCGCGCCCGCGTCAGGTGGCCATGGCGTTGTCCAAAGAGCTGACCAACCACAGTCTGCCGGAGATCGGCGACATGTTTGGCGGCCGTGACCACACCACCGTGCTGCACGCTTGCCGCAAGATCAACGAACTGAAGGAATCCGACGCGGACATCCGCGAGGACTACAAGAACCTGCTGCGCACGCTCACCACCTGA
- a CDS encoding histone-like nucleoid-structuring protein, MvaT/MvaU family, with protein sequence MSRLAEFRLLEQQLAAQLAELEALKNDSALKQEMEFETKLRSLLNEYGYGLRQVVLILDPQAVASTDMAPKTSRKPREVKVYKNPHSGEVVETKGGNQRTLKAWKNEYGAEVVESWLAN encoded by the coding sequence ATGTCCCGTCTCGCTGAATTCCGCCTGCTCGAACAACAGCTCGCAGCCCAACTGGCGGAGCTGGAAGCGCTGAAAAATGACTCTGCCCTGAAGCAGGAAATGGAATTTGAAACGAAGCTGCGCAGTTTGCTCAACGAGTATGGCTACGGCCTGCGCCAAGTGGTGCTGATCCTCGATCCGCAAGCGGTGGCTTCCACTGATATGGCCCCAAAAACCTCTCGGAAACCACGCGAAGTGAAGGTCTACAAGAATCCACACAGCGGAGAGGTTGTTGAGACCAAGGGTGGTAATCAGCGTACGCTTAAGGCCTGGAAAAACGAGTATGGCGCTGAGGTAGTCGAGTCTTGGCTCGCCAATTGA
- a CDS encoding TniQ family protein → MFGLLINPRPHQDESLLGYLQRLAKANGLPRKELLTAFARADETDVADWLQMMEGPLSWPAVSAEFRDPRPKGVKLWTTHHARYCPICLGEAGYWRESWGLTLVTTCSVHGTELHGRCPNCLKETDPSAMSANSCQACGTSLSGTNFEIAPASDTAAWLTSGFEDRFYADSLPADAGLAALTYEQFHELSSRLAVRSLPTERTQPLKVADSGSLEISRLMANAAGVVLMNWPLAFRELLSGLKAVHSDNEHWTLSRSFGPIYHDIHRDLDDSCFDFLRREFESFLQHAWEAPLAKRNRNLSEETIERHRWVSFDSAAEACGLGVSVIKRLHQEGQIAYREKVHEDRVFTVVDLDHLKAISQHLQGVADMKETSTLLSLCRNRVRQLLAGGTLQFFGGEPRPGERWLIDCRSINELIDEKLPTSSDQSLVSINYLAKHSLPKGGGLVELVQAIRAGELRAYGPAENGSVAVGAWLLKPQDFAAWQQARAENKSPVFPGLSVVKAAALLGVKEQCAYAFVRLGLLWSTAVERGRRTQLMVKPQAIDRFRRGYILGPEIAVYLGKSTREAFKHLWEARFRPVAGPSIPNAACRQYVWVRSKKLIDYLASEAAQIDDPEAITFLSTPIAQPRDCRFRHVGSR, encoded by the coding sequence ATGTTTGGTCTTTTAATCAACCCACGACCACACCAAGACGAAAGTCTTTTGGGGTACCTGCAGCGCCTGGCGAAAGCCAACGGATTACCCAGAAAGGAACTGCTCACCGCCTTTGCACGAGCCGACGAGACCGATGTTGCGGACTGGCTGCAGATGATGGAAGGACCACTGAGCTGGCCTGCGGTATCTGCTGAGTTTCGTGATCCAAGGCCCAAGGGGGTCAAGTTATGGACGACTCATCACGCTCGTTACTGTCCGATCTGTTTGGGCGAAGCCGGTTATTGGAGAGAAAGCTGGGGCTTGACCCTGGTTACGACGTGTTCTGTCCACGGCACTGAACTCCACGGGCGGTGCCCCAACTGTCTGAAGGAAACCGATCCAAGCGCAATGAGTGCGAATAGTTGCCAAGCGTGTGGCACCTCATTGAGTGGGACCAATTTTGAGATCGCGCCGGCGAGTGATACGGCCGCCTGGCTCACCTCTGGCTTTGAAGATAGGTTTTACGCCGACTCGTTGCCAGCTGACGCGGGATTGGCGGCCCTCACCTACGAACAGTTTCACGAGTTGTCATCGCGTCTCGCTGTCAGAAGTTTGCCTACGGAAAGAACCCAGCCGCTGAAGGTTGCTGATTCGGGTTCGCTAGAGATATCGCGGCTTATGGCAAACGCGGCGGGCGTGGTTCTCATGAACTGGCCTCTCGCATTCAGAGAACTGCTGAGTGGCCTCAAGGCAGTCCATTCCGATAACGAACATTGGACGCTCAGCAGATCGTTCGGCCCGATATACCACGACATCCACCGTGATCTGGATGACTCTTGTTTTGACTTTCTTCGTCGAGAGTTCGAATCATTTCTGCAGCATGCGTGGGAAGCACCGTTAGCGAAGCGAAATCGCAATTTGAGTGAGGAGACGATTGAGAGACATCGTTGGGTGTCGTTCGATTCTGCTGCTGAAGCTTGTGGTCTCGGGGTATCAGTCATAAAACGCCTTCATCAGGAGGGACAAATCGCCTATCGGGAGAAGGTCCATGAAGATCGAGTCTTTACGGTCGTGGACCTGGATCATTTGAAGGCAATCTCGCAGCATCTCCAGGGCGTGGCTGATATGAAAGAAACCTCGACTTTGCTAAGCCTCTGTCGCAATCGGGTTAGGCAGCTGCTAGCTGGTGGTACCCTCCAGTTCTTTGGTGGAGAACCGCGCCCAGGCGAAAGGTGGCTGATTGACTGCCGCTCGATCAACGAATTGATTGATGAGAAGCTGCCTACCAGCTCTGACCAGAGCCTGGTGTCGATCAACTACTTGGCCAAGCATTCTCTGCCCAAGGGGGGTGGGTTGGTCGAGTTGGTTCAGGCAATACGTGCAGGTGAACTTCGCGCTTACGGCCCAGCTGAGAATGGCTCGGTTGCGGTAGGGGCGTGGTTACTCAAGCCGCAAGATTTTGCAGCGTGGCAACAAGCCCGAGCTGAGAACAAGAGTCCGGTCTTTCCCGGCCTGTCGGTAGTCAAGGCTGCTGCGCTGTTAGGCGTCAAAGAACAATGCGCATACGCGTTCGTTCGACTGGGTCTGCTATGGAGCACTGCTGTCGAACGAGGCCGGCGTACGCAATTGATGGTTAAGCCTCAAGCCATCGACAGATTCAGGCGTGGCTATATCTTGGGACCGGAGATTGCGGTGTATTTGGGGAAGTCGACCAGGGAGGCGTTCAAGCACCTTTGGGAGGCCAGGTTTCGCCCCGTTGCGGGGCCATCCATTCCAAACGCGGCTTGCCGGCAGTACGTTTGGGTAAGAAGCAAAAAGCTGATCGATTACCTCGCAAGTGAAGCCGCCCAGATCGACGATCCTGAAGCCATCACGTTTTTATCCACACCGATCGCTCAGCCTCGTGATTGCCGATTCAGGCATGTGGGATCAAGATAG
- the recF gene encoding DNA replication/repair protein RecF (All proteins in this family for which functions are known are DNA-binding proteins that assist the filamentation of RecA onto DNA for the initiation of recombination or recombinational repair.): protein MSLRRIMVTAVRNLHPVTLSPSPRINILYGANGSGKTSVLEAVHLLGLARSFRSTRLNPVIQYEQAACTVFGEVQLSEGGTSNLGVSRERAGDFTIRIDGQNAKSAAQLAELLPLQLINPDSFRLLEGAPKIRRQFLDWGVFHVEPRFMPAWQRLQKALRQRNSWLRHGTLDPASQAAWDRELCLASAEIDEYRRNYIKALKPVFEQTLSELVELDGLTLSYYRGWDKDRELNEVLASSLLRDQQMGHTQAGPQRADLRLRLAANNAADILSRGQQKLVVCALRIAQGHLVSQARRGHCIYLVDDLPSELDDQHRRALCRLLEELRCQVFITCVDHELLREGWQTETPVALFHVEQGRITQTHDHRE from the coding sequence ATGTCCCTTCGACGTATCATGGTCACCGCGGTGCGCAACCTGCACCCGGTGACCCTCTCGCCCTCCCCCCGCATCAATATCCTCTACGGCGCCAACGGCAGCGGCAAGACCAGTGTGCTGGAAGCCGTGCATTTGCTCGGGTTGGCCAGATCGTTTCGCAGTACCCGTCTGAATCCGGTCATTCAATACGAGCAGGCAGCGTGCACGGTTTTTGGCGAAGTACAGTTGAGCGAGGGTGGCACCAGCAACTTGGGTGTGTCGCGTGAGCGGGCGGGCGACTTCACTATCCGTATCGATGGGCAGAATGCCAAGAGCGCCGCGCAGCTTGCAGAACTGCTGCCCCTGCAGCTCATCAACCCAGACAGTTTCAGGTTGCTTGAAGGCGCACCGAAGATCCGTCGCCAGTTTCTGGATTGGGGAGTGTTCCACGTGGAACCTCGCTTCATGCCAGCTTGGCAGCGTCTGCAGAAGGCGTTGCGGCAGCGGAACTCATGGTTGCGGCATGGTACACTTGACCCAGCTTCGCAAGCCGCCTGGGACCGGGAATTGTGCCTGGCCAGCGCGGAAATAGATGAATACCGTCGCAACTACATCAAGGCCTTGAAGCCCGTCTTCGAGCAAACCCTGAGCGAACTGGTCGAGCTGGACGGGTTGACCCTTAGCTACTACCGAGGCTGGGACAAGGACCGGGAACTCAACGAAGTACTCGCCTCCTCTCTCCTTCGCGATCAGCAGATGGGCCATACCCAGGCCGGTCCGCAGCGTGCTGATCTGCGTCTTCGTTTGGCTGCCAATAACGCAGCCGACATCCTGTCGCGTGGTCAGCAAAAGCTGGTGGTCTGTGCTCTGCGCATTGCCCAAGGCCATCTCGTTAGCCAGGCTCGCCGCGGCCACTGTATTTATCTCGTGGATGACTTGCCGTCCGAGTTGGACGACCAGCATCGCCGTGCACTGTGCCGCTTGCTAGAAGAATTACGCTGCCAGGTGTTCATCACCTGTGTAGATCACGAATTACTGAGGGAAGGCTGGCAGACGGAAACGCCAGTTGCTTTGTTCCACGTGGAACAAGGCCGTATCACCCAGACCCACGACCATCGGGAGTGA
- a CDS encoding DDE-type integrase/transposase/recombinase, with product MQTFSLRVKLVVIVRGVLMVLEKRLIDRKLLFFDELGEPTKLSEKEFYEAYEKREIEISADQPYLGRVPYVRNVPPDISCFPKKHGDEALRRRKYLDDLTKRGKYKLPGDEDMIKKLRDIAKKIGDACAPSVSTIRRWAAKYIGQNVVKLIPQHAKKGRAAAIQGELEVILEGVINKTYLQDTIPAVSVVVSEFEDQIKERNKSRLPSDQLKIPSGMTVRRYIAKLDPYLVDKERLGKHAADKKHRVAAGVLRVHEILERWEIDHTLLDVQLVDETSGLCIGRPYLTIVLDRFSRMVMGYLLHLSAPNTETVLRVIERSIRPKAELLKRFPKVRNEWWARGLPARIVPDNAAEFHAGDLIMGFNELGIEIMYPASRAPQRKGAVERFFSTQNLGLIHNLPGTTFSNIQQRGDYDSEKNACFTLPQLEAVVVKWIVDGYHQTPHRGLDNRTPAQVWGTSEANHVISLPVDLDSLECILAKRASVKVHHYGIEVAKVGYHSTELAELRMRLADGEKVNVRYRDEAGHVWVHDRFRNLFFKVPAKDERMAGKSREVWKAAEKALREKYNEQPSFEATHRCYQEIMEDADEARRSQTLRKRRAAAIAKIDKEGRVTESTPPPKVLAEVEWTGDSIPNIPPAAFKVSVRRPAGSSKP from the coding sequence ATGCAAACCTTTTCCCTTAGGGTGAAATTGGTCGTCATCGTTCGTGGCGTACTGATGGTGCTTGAGAAGAGGCTTATTGACCGGAAGCTGCTCTTTTTCGATGAGCTTGGTGAGCCCACGAAGCTATCCGAGAAGGAGTTCTATGAGGCCTACGAGAAGCGCGAGATCGAGATCTCCGCTGATCAGCCATACCTTGGGAGGGTTCCGTATGTGCGGAACGTCCCTCCAGATATTTCATGCTTCCCCAAAAAACATGGAGATGAGGCATTGCGTCGACGCAAGTATCTGGACGACCTAACTAAGCGCGGTAAATACAAGCTACCGGGTGACGAAGACATGATCAAGAAGCTTAGAGATATCGCCAAAAAGATTGGGGATGCGTGCGCACCCTCGGTTTCCACTATTCGACGTTGGGCAGCCAAATACATTGGCCAGAACGTAGTAAAGCTTATCCCTCAGCATGCCAAAAAGGGTCGGGCTGCCGCGATACAGGGAGAGCTCGAAGTTATTCTTGAAGGGGTGATTAATAAAACCTACCTGCAGGATACGATTCCAGCGGTCAGCGTGGTCGTTTCAGAATTCGAGGATCAGATAAAAGAGAGGAACAAAAGTCGTTTGCCTTCGGATCAGCTCAAGATCCCAAGCGGAATGACTGTCCGAAGGTACATCGCCAAGCTGGATCCGTACCTTGTGGATAAGGAGAGGCTCGGAAAACACGCAGCAGACAAGAAGCACCGTGTTGCGGCGGGTGTCCTACGTGTCCATGAGATTTTGGAACGTTGGGAAATTGATCACACCTTGTTGGACGTCCAGCTTGTGGATGAAACCTCGGGGCTGTGCATTGGGCGCCCCTATCTGACGATCGTCCTCGACCGCTTCTCTCGAATGGTGATGGGATATTTGCTCCACCTGTCGGCGCCAAATACGGAAACCGTGCTTCGTGTGATCGAACGCTCAATCCGTCCAAAAGCCGAATTGCTGAAGCGCTTTCCGAAAGTGAGAAATGAATGGTGGGCACGTGGGCTGCCGGCTCGAATAGTCCCAGACAACGCAGCGGAATTTCACGCGGGCGATCTCATCATGGGATTCAACGAGTTGGGTATCGAGATCATGTATCCCGCTTCAAGGGCCCCTCAAAGGAAAGGTGCCGTCGAACGCTTTTTCAGCACACAGAACCTGGGGCTTATCCACAACCTCCCGGGTACCACCTTCTCGAATATCCAGCAGCGTGGCGATTACGACTCGGAGAAGAATGCATGTTTCACGCTCCCTCAATTGGAGGCGGTGGTAGTGAAATGGATCGTCGATGGTTACCACCAGACTCCTCATCGGGGGCTGGACAACAGAACACCGGCTCAAGTCTGGGGGACTAGCGAGGCGAACCATGTCATCAGCCTTCCCGTCGACCTGGACTCGTTGGAGTGCATTCTGGCCAAGCGGGCCTCGGTGAAGGTTCACCATTACGGCATCGAGGTTGCCAAAGTGGGCTACCACTCTACGGAACTTGCTGAGCTCCGTATGCGTTTGGCAGACGGAGAAAAGGTAAACGTCCGCTATCGAGACGAAGCCGGGCACGTTTGGGTTCACGACCGCTTCAGAAACTTGTTCTTCAAAGTGCCCGCCAAAGATGAGCGAATGGCCGGTAAGAGCAGGGAGGTGTGGAAGGCTGCCGAGAAAGCGCTGCGAGAAAAATATAATGAGCAGCCTAGCTTCGAGGCTACGCACAGGTGCTACCAGGAAATTATGGAAGATGCAGACGAGGCCCGCCGTTCGCAGACGCTCAGAAAACGACGCGCAGCTGCCATAGCGAAAATCGACAAGGAGGGTCGAGTGACCGAAAGCACGCCTCCACCCAAGGTACTCGCTGAAGTGGAATGGACCGGTGACTCTATTCCTAACATTCCGCCAGCAGCCTTCAAGGTCTCGGTTCGTCGCCCTGCTGGGAGTTCTAAGCCATGA
- the dnaN gene encoding DNA polymerase III subunit beta, producing the protein MHFTIQREALLKPLQLVAGVVERRQTLPVLSNVLLVVQGQQLSLTGTDLEVELVGRVQLEEPAEPGEITVPARKLMDICKSLPNDVLIDIKVDEQKLLVKAGRSRFTLSTLPANDFPTVEEGPGSLTCNLEQSKLRRLIERTSFAMAQQDVRYYLNGMLLEVSRNTLRAVSTDGHRLALCSMSAAIEQDERHQVIVPRKGILELARLLTDPEGMVSIVLGQHHIRANTGEFTFTSKLVDGKFPDYERVLPKGGDKLVIGDRQALREAFSRTAILSNEKYRGIRLQLAAGQLKIQANNPEQEEAEEEISVDYDGASLEIGFNVSYLLDVLGVMTTEQVRLILSDSNSSALLQEAGNDDSSYVVMPMRL; encoded by the coding sequence ATGCATTTCACCATTCAACGCGAAGCCCTGTTGAAACCCCTGCAACTGGTCGCCGGTGTCGTCGAGCGCCGTCAGACCTTGCCGGTCCTGTCCAACGTACTGCTGGTCGTGCAAGGCCAGCAGCTGTCGTTGACCGGTACCGACCTGGAAGTCGAACTGGTAGGCCGCGTCCAACTGGAAGAGCCGGCCGAGCCTGGCGAAATCACTGTCCCGGCGCGCAAGCTGATGGACATCTGCAAAAGCCTGCCGAACGACGTTCTGATCGATATCAAGGTCGACGAACAGAAGCTGTTGGTCAAGGCCGGCCGTAGCCGTTTCACCCTGTCGACCCTGCCAGCCAACGACTTCCCCACTGTGGAAGAAGGCCCAGGTTCGCTGACCTGCAACCTTGAGCAGAGCAAACTGCGTCGTTTGATCGAGCGCACCAGCTTCGCCATGGCTCAGCAGGACGTACGTTACTACCTCAACGGTATGCTGTTGGAAGTGTCGCGTAATACCCTGCGTGCCGTTTCTACCGATGGGCATCGTCTGGCGCTGTGCTCCATGAGCGCAGCCATCGAGCAGGATGAGCGTCATCAGGTCATCGTGCCACGTAAAGGTATCCTCGAACTGGCGCGCCTGCTAACCGACCCGGAAGGCATGGTCAGCATCGTCCTGGGCCAGCACCACATCCGTGCGAACACAGGCGAGTTCACCTTCACATCCAAGCTGGTCGATGGCAAGTTCCCTGACTATGAGCGTGTACTGCCCAAGGGTGGTGACAAGTTGGTCATCGGCGATCGCCAGGCCTTGCGCGAAGCGTTCAGCCGTACCGCAATCCTTTCCAACGAGAAGTACCGCGGTATTCGTCTGCAGTTGGCTGCCGGCCAGTTGAAAATTCAGGCAAACAACCCTGAACAGGAAGAGGCGGAAGAAGAGATCAGCGTGGACTATGACGGCGCATCGCTGGAGATCGGCTTCAACGTCAGCTACTTGCTAGACGTATTGGGCGTGATGACAACGGAACAGGTTCGCCTGATCCTCTCCGATTCCAATAGCAGTGCTCTGCTGCAGGAAGCCGGCAATGACGACTCGTCTTACGTTGTCATGCCGATGCGCCTGTAA
- a CDS encoding DUF411 domain-containing protein produces MTSKRRFLGLSTAASLLIASAAFAAEPLTIDVHRDANCGCCKKWIAHLEANGFKVVDHVETDMRAVKQELGVAPRLASCHTAVIDGKFVEGHVPAAQVQELIKRNDLAGVAVPGMPAGSPGMEVDGMKHAYQVIGLTKSGDDQVVASYPDT; encoded by the coding sequence ATGACAAGTAAGCGCCGCTTCCTCGGTTTAAGTACCGCAGCGTCACTTCTAATCGCCTCAGCCGCCTTTGCTGCGGAGCCCCTGACTATCGATGTGCACCGGGACGCTAATTGCGGTTGCTGTAAGAAATGGATAGCGCACTTGGAGGCAAACGGCTTCAAGGTCGTCGACCACGTTGAAACGGACATGAGGGCGGTGAAGCAAGAGCTAGGAGTAGCTCCGAGGCTGGCTTCGTGTCACACCGCGGTTATCGATGGCAAGTTTGTGGAAGGTCACGTCCCCGCAGCCCAGGTGCAGGAGCTCATAAAGCGCAACGACCTGGCAGGCGTCGCGGTACCTGGCATGCCCGCTGGCTCACCAGGTATGGAGGTTGATGGCATGAAACACGCCTATCAAGTCATCGGCCTCACCAAGAGTGGGGACGATCAAGTAGTTGCCAGTTATCCTGACACGTAA
- a CDS encoding TnsA endonuclease N-terminal domain-containing protein gives MTVRKVVTRRSNHYRGYFPSLKNKKPVPWESQLEGALFRLLELSPAVIGYVPQPSEERVPSLQGYFKYYPDVQVFLADGREWWFEVKPHDRLKIASVRQRLDAAERYFNATARNFSVITEKLIEAEPLATNLRRLMYHRRGPELSHQALEEVMATFNEWPPMTVADLLYVVGEGKAWRLLGLGVVGIDLDRSIDTDSPVFLQGGHRHANLFP, from the coding sequence ATGACAGTACGAAAGGTGGTCACGCGGCGGTCCAACCATTACCGCGGCTACTTCCCATCGCTCAAAAATAAAAAGCCTGTGCCCTGGGAGTCCCAGCTCGAAGGCGCTCTTTTTCGGCTTCTTGAGCTGTCTCCTGCGGTCATCGGCTACGTCCCGCAGCCCAGTGAGGAACGTGTTCCATCGCTCCAGGGCTACTTCAAATATTACCCAGACGTACAGGTTTTCCTCGCGGATGGGCGCGAGTGGTGGTTTGAAGTGAAGCCTCACGACCGACTGAAGATTGCCAGCGTCAGGCAGCGACTGGATGCCGCTGAGCGCTACTTCAACGCCACTGCCCGTAACTTTTCGGTGATCACTGAAAAGTTAATTGAAGCTGAACCCCTGGCTACCAATCTTAGAAGGCTGATGTATCACCGGCGCGGTCCAGAGCTTTCGCATCAGGCGTTGGAGGAGGTAATGGCGACCTTCAACGAATGGCCGCCTATGACCGTTGCAGATCTGCTCTACGTGGTTGGTGAGGGGAAAGCCTGGCGCTTGTTAGGCCTTGGGGTGGTGGGCATTGACCTTGATAGGTCAATTGACACTGACTCCCCGGTCTTCCTGCAAGGGGGGCACCGTCATGCAAACCTTTTCCCTTAG
- a CDS encoding TniB family NTP-binding protein: protein MNAINLYECYEHGEYSFTLRDRFIHSPQVERALTRLGDIHGDSRRTRASKGLLIQGPSGVGKSTLVKEYIRSLEELESHDPQKRTVLFVEMPSSPTKKNLAAAILAELKDPFAEARGHSAEVKFARVVLLLKNLGVEMLVLDEAQHLVDYRRNGAYEAADWIKSLMNETSIAFVLIGLKRTENLLLANEQLRRRFSATVAYDRFTFSANTSLHFVMLLQAIEGELPVQTISFVEPAMIKRFYLASYGLIDYLIKIVDRAVWLVQVQDLVGIELPVLAQAFEDEVWSYATEDRNPFSASFNFQPLFGKREPFETFEESST, encoded by the coding sequence ATGAACGCCATCAATCTGTACGAATGCTACGAGCATGGTGAATACAGCTTTACGCTCCGCGATCGTTTTATTCACAGCCCTCAAGTCGAGCGAGCGTTGACGCGACTAGGCGATATCCACGGCGATAGTCGGCGTACCAGAGCAAGTAAAGGGTTGCTGATCCAAGGTCCAAGCGGAGTGGGCAAGAGCACATTGGTCAAGGAGTACATTCGGTCATTGGAGGAATTGGAGAGCCATGACCCACAGAAGCGGACAGTTCTGTTCGTCGAGATGCCTTCGTCTCCAACCAAAAAGAACCTGGCAGCAGCCATTTTGGCAGAGCTGAAGGATCCCTTCGCAGAGGCACGAGGACATTCGGCAGAGGTTAAATTTGCGCGAGTAGTCCTGCTGCTGAAGAACCTTGGCGTGGAGATGTTGGTCCTCGATGAGGCGCAGCACCTGGTCGATTATCGTCGTAATGGTGCGTATGAGGCAGCAGACTGGATCAAGAGTCTGATGAATGAAACCAGTATCGCGTTTGTTCTGATTGGGCTGAAGCGCACCGAAAATCTCCTGCTAGCAAACGAGCAACTGCGACGCAGGTTTTCGGCCACGGTGGCATACGATCGCTTCACCTTCTCCGCTAATACGTCTCTTCATTTCGTGATGTTGTTGCAGGCAATCGAGGGCGAACTGCCTGTTCAAACCATCAGTTTTGTAGAGCCAGCGATGATTAAACGCTTCTACCTGGCTTCCTATGGATTGATCGACTACCTCATCAAGATTGTGGACAGGGCTGTTTGGCTGGTTCAAGTCCAGGACCTTGTCGGGATTGAACTTCCTGTGCTGGCCCAGGCTTTTGAAGACGAGGTTTGGAGCTACGCCACCGAGGATCGAAACCCCTTCAGTGCGAGCTTCAATTTCCAGCCTCTGTTCGGGAAGCGGGAGCCGTTTGAGACGTTCGAAGAGAGCAGTACCTGA